Genomic DNA from Mus musculus strain C57BL/6J chromosome 11, GRCm38.p6 C57BL/6J:
tttatgtccttcttaaattcctctatcatcaatatgagatgtgattttaaatcagagtcttggttttctgatgtgttggggtaaccatggttcactgggttctgatgatgccaagtagtcttggtttctgttgcttatgttcttgcccttgcctcttgccatctcgttatctgtggtgttagctggtcttgctgtctctgactttggcttgtccctcctgcaagcctgtgtgtcagtgctTCTGGGAGACCAGATCTTATTGGGAGGAATTtgagtatggagagctgtggcacagggtcaaccCCGGGGTGCaggcagaaactggaaggatcctgtccacaactgttccttggttcctgtgtcctgatggctctgggggGTCCTCTTGGggcaggaatttgagcagaactggtggtcttacctgtgctcacaggtatgtcaGCATTCTAAGGAGGCCAGCTttctcctggtggtatttggaTATGGAATGCTGTAGCATAGGATTAGCTCTGGGTGCACACTGTAATTTTCTTTGGTAGTTATTTTCTAGCTACTGCAGTGAATGGCAGACATAAAATCCTGAGTGAGTTATGCAGTCTCATTTGCATGAATTAACTGTTAGTGTTAAAGGCAGAACAGCATTAACAGTGAGAACAAACAAAACTTTGTAATATACGTGATAATTATTTCATGTAACCACTACCACAGTTGCTTGGAGCaagttactactactactactattattattattattattattattattattattattattttaacaaataaCTAATCTGAGACTCACAGAAGAATATATTTCAGAGCAGGAGACACAGCTGGCCCATGATAGAGTTGACCTGTGGGGACATGATGCGGAGCAAAAGGCTTTGAGTGCAGCATTGACTATTGATAACATTTTTATAGTTAGTTAAATTGACAGAAAAAGGAACTAGTTAAGTACTCAAAATGATTCCTACTAATCATAGACTAAACTTTGgaatcaggtttttgtttttactctttGGCATGTTTTCATATAAtcttattgatatttttataagAAGTATCCACCTTTGAGAGTTTATATCTATCATCCGTCCATCGTTTACCACTGTGTTAGCAATTTATCTGCAGGCTTAGAGGAAACTAATATTTATGAGATAAAAAGGTAGAAACATGTTTCAGTAGCCATGGTGGATCTTAAATGAAAGTAGTGCTCATTTGTCACCCTCAGTACCATAAAGCCTGGTGACAATGTTTATTCATTTTGTAAAAACcactaatacttatttttatatttggccTGTCCTCTACTACAGAGTTGCTCCTAGCAGGATAGAAACATATAGCATGGATGTTATCAAGTGAATAGGAGAAACTAGCAAGATATAGTTAAAGAGGGTTTAAATAGAGAGTTGAAAACACTCTTTCTGTGGAGTTGAATTATGGACAGTTTTAGTTGAAGAATCAGGGTCAAGAGGAACATCTTCTTACTCATtacaaggaacacacacacacacacacacacacacacatatatatatatatatatttttttttttctttatttacatttcaaatgttatccccttttctagattcccctctgaaaatcctctatcccctcccacctccccctgctccccaacccacccactcctacttcctggccttggcattcccctatactaaggCTTAgaaccttcactggaccaagggcctctcctcccattgatgaccaactaggcagtcctctgctacatatgcagctagagtcaccagtcccaccatgtgttttctttgattggtggtttagtcccagggagctctggggttactggttagttcatattgttattcctcctagggggctgcaaaccccttcagctctttgggtactttctctagttccttcattggggaccccaggGTCTGttcaatgaatgactgtgagtatccacttctgtattagtcaggcactggcaaagcctcgcaggagatagctatatcaggctcctgtcagcaggctcttgttggcatctgccatagtatctgggtttggtggttgtttatgggatggatccccaggtggggcagttttgggatggtcattccttcagtctctgctctgaactttgtctctgtaactccttccatgggtattttgttcccccattctaagaaagaacaaagaatccacactttggtctttcttcttcctgagtttcacatgttttgcaaattgtatcttaggtattctaagtttctggtctaatatccacttatcagtgaatgcatatcatgtgagttcttttgcgattgggttacctcactcaggatgacatcctccagatgcatccatttgcctaagaatttcatgaattcattgtttttaatagctgagtagtactccattgtgtaaatgttctgtatccattgttctgttgagggacatctgggttctttccaacttctggctattataaataagtctgctatgaacatagtggagcatgtgtccttattaaaagttagagcatcttctggatatatgcctaggagtggtatttctggatcttttggtagtattatgttcaattttctgaggaactgccagactgatttccagagtggttgtaccagcttacaatctcagcagcaatggaggagtgaagGGACACATTTCTTGATATTCCCCACCCCCGACCAAAAGAATTAAAACTACTTCTCAGTGGTTTTTGGCAGATGACAGCGGCTGTGAGTGGGACTATAGGATGGGTAAACTGACAATATCCATGGTGcagaaggaggctgaggaggacccaGGGGTTAATATTCTGATCAGCATCTGCCTGAGCCTGGATTCAGATTGGTAACAAGCTAACAAATAGATCAAAAGAAGGAATAAAAGTTAACAACATAGAATGTTATGGTATGTATGCAGACCTTGAACTTTCAAAGTTCTTCTTTACTTTTGAGCAAGAAAGTTTGGATCTGAAAGACTGAGGAGCAGCCAGGCTAAAGTCTTGTAACCTATGGTTGAGCTATGGTTCAAAGAAAAGGGCCGTAATTCCTAATCCAGGGTCAATCATTCcatagaagagaaaataggaataaaataccggataaaatagaatttaataaTGAAATAGATGATTTAGTATTACTGGAAGAATGCTGAGAGTAATGTCATATCCATTTTCTTCATAGGATCCAAAGAATTGATTTCTGCTACAGTGCAGGTCAAAGGCTATGGGAACCTTCAATATCAGTTTGGGAGGAGGCTTCATTTTGGTGGGCTTCTCAGACTGGCCTGCACTTGAACTCATCTTCTTTATTCATATTTTGATTTTCTACTCTATAACTCTCTTTGGCAACACAGCCATCATTGCTCTCTCCCGAACAGACCTTCGACTAcacacccccatgtacttctTTCTGTCTCACCTCTCCTTCCTGGACCTCTGCTTCACCACCAGCACCGTGCCCCAGCTCCTCATCAACCTCCATGGACAAGACAGGACCATCAGCTATGGAGGCTGTGTGGCCCAGGTCTTCATATTTCTTGCTCTGGGATCCACAGAGAGTGTGCTCCTGGTGGTGATGGCTTTTGACCGCTATGCTGCTGTGTGTCGTCCACTGCACTACACGACCATCATGCACCCTGTTCTCTGCCAGGCATTGGCTATTGCTTCCTGGGTAGGAGGCTTCTTGAACTCTCTGATTCAAACAGGCCTCATGATGGCCATGCCACTCTGTGGACATCGACTGAATCACTTCTTCTGTGAGATGCCTGTCTTCCTCAAGTTGGTCTGTGAAGACACAGGAGGAACAGAGGCCAAGATGTTTGTGGCCAGAGCAGTGATTGTTGCAGTGCCTACCATGCTCATTCTAGGCTCCTATGCACAGATTGCTAGGGCGGTGCTGAAGGTCAAGTCAGTAACTGCACGCAGAAAGGCTGCTGGGACTTGTGGCTCCCACCTCTTGGTGGTTTCTCTGTTCTATGGCTCAGCCATCTACACATACTTACAACCCAAAGACAGCTATTCTGAGAGCAAGGGGAAGTTTGTGGCCCTTTTTTATACTATCATCACCCCAATGCTCAACCCTCTGATCTATACCCTGAGAAACAAAGATATGAAGGGGGCTCTGTGGAAGGTACTAGGAAGAGCTACAGTCACAGGGTAGGAAGGAAACGCTGATCAGTAAAAACATTTCATATTCTGAGTAGTTCCATGGGAAAGGGCAATTGGGTGTCAAAACAACTACAGTTAGTTATGTACATGCATGAATctgtccacacacacaaaaatagaagACAAgacagcaaaccaaaccaaaacaatcaaTAAGAAAACCAGTCCTAGGATGGCAAGATGCTCTTAGGATAAAGGCACTTGTGGCCAACTCTGAGTATCTAAGATTGATGCCTGTATTCCACATCGTAAAAGGACACAATTAAGTCCtccacacacaagtgtgtgtgcatgtgtgtgtgtgtgtgtgtgtgtaaaggaaataaatcacaaaacttgaaacaaaacaaaatattccccAGCAGCCATAGCATTTTAATGCCTTCTTTGTTTGGGAGCTGGAGTGAGGATCTTCTCCCTGGGTTACTGTCTGTCATTGCTGCTCAGTAAGGATAAATGCAGATGTAGAAACAACTTTGCACAGAAGGAGCCTGGGAGAGGTGGACTGTGAGCACCTGTGAAAATGGGCTGAGTTCTTGGCAAGTCTGAGTGTCAGATGGTTTTAAATTATGAATGGCAGCACTCAAAGTCAGATCCCCATGTTGTGTCCTACAGTGGACGCTGTGACCCAAGGCAGAGGGCTTGAGTTCACTCTGATTATCTCTCctttttgaattttcatttttaatttagtaTCCAAACATTCTTATCCATACAAGGATACTATACTTTGATCAAATTTATCCCTagcttcttcttcaatttctcctATGTTCCTCAGCATCACTTTGGGCTCACAACTTCATTCCTTTTTATAGACTTTATGACTCCCCAGCTCTGTGTGTAGAATTATCTGAATGTGCATGGGTCGGAGCATCAGCTCCAAGTGGGACCTCGATATCACCCCACTTTCCTAACATATCGATCGTCACCCTGTCTAACATCAGTCATAACTTAGGCCCTGTTTTCTAGGCCTCTTACTTTAGTGCTTTCCATTTGCGTGGAAGAAAGAAGCCAATCGTGAGTGGAACTGCCCAGTGTACCATGTGAATTTGAATCATGGGCTAATTTTCCATCTTAGAGAAGAAGACAGAATCATTTCTGCTGCAGTCAAGCAACACAGCTCTCCCAGCAGAACTATGAGTGTCTGTCTTGCCAACTGGCTAGATTCCTCCCTTCCCTGTTAGTGATGTGAACAATATAAATGAGTATACAAATGTCTAAGAGCTCAACAACTAATATACATCCAGATGCAAGATTAGTAGactaaaggaaaaattaaaatttttgatattttatatatgtccagatgcaaatattaatatagaaaaatctatatttgtaagaaaataggcaatcaaaattttaaaaaatcaagggaAAAGGCTCCTACTTATCATTGACCAGGAATCTAAAAGTTCCTTTGGGGTTCCATTTCcgttctcttcctctgttttatcCAACTACCAGAATTCCATCAAATTgctcattccattcatttaaatGGTGGTTTTATGTCTAAAAGTGCAGGTATCTTTGTTAGTAAACTtctataaatgtaataaattttgTGTTACCTCAACCTTGTTTTATTATAATTAGTTTGCATCAACTTTGTTTATGTTTGGAACATGTTTTTCATATCTTATCTTAATCCTTTCTCAGGGTCACAGgtttgttaaattttattttgtctaaTTCATCAATGAAAAAGTGCAGTTCTCTCCTTGAAAGgtgtcttgtgattttttttcctgggcagatgtgagaaaaaaaatctattaaccGAAGACAGagcaaaaaaatcaaagaagttaTTTTAACCAACTCTATATTAGCAAACCAGAGATTAGATTTAGTGTTACTTACAGGAGTGGggatgactcaaaggcagctgcattaCCAAAAAGCCTACTTCAGTATAGGAAAGCCACAGTCCTGGGTCTCTCTGCATTATGTGTAGTCATTCCAGCCAGTCAGACTGTCAGAGCCTACTGAGGTAGTTGTTTCTGCTTGTGTAAACTTGGGGAAGGCTCTTGTAATTCTTCTTAGTTTCAGGAACCTTTTCAGACTTGTgagttttgtttagtttctgagTCTTAAGGAACCCCCCTACTTTCCAAGAGGGAAATTTTCAATACATAAGAAACAACTCCAAGAAGACTCTATCTCTTCTTTCGGTGCTTACATTCTTACTGTACTCTCATCTCCAAAGGGCTATGAACTTTGAAGGGGGTGATATGGCTCTTTGATAGAGTTCTTCATCTAAGACTTATTATTTGTGCACCACACCACAGTCATAGTTACATCATTTTAGAAGTTTGGTCATTTATGAATCTGCTTTCTACTTCTTGTTGCAAAAGAGAAGACTTCCTTCATGAACAATTGAAGCTAATAGTAGCAATGGtctataagtacacacacactctcacacacatacacacatgcgcacacacttTTTAGAATGTAATTGATAGTCACATTATAATACTTAAGGAAATGATAGCAGCAGCTTCTCTACTGGAACCAATGACCTCCTCTTTCTGCCTTATAGTACGATTGAGGTTCCTGCTGTAAGGTAGATCTCCAATTCAACTGAAAAGCATAACAGTGGTGCTGCTATTGCCCCTGTGAGCACAGCTCGCCTGGTTTTAGTAATGTGGCACGTGAGGTCCATAGTTGAGTAGAAGGGTTGGTGACAATTCTCCTCCTATAGTCAAATTAGTGTTTTCTAAGATTTCAAAAGTCGACTAATGGGGAAAAAGCTACCAGTTTAGTCCTAGCTTTAGTTTTCCATGACTGACTGCCAAAGCATttatgtcttcagcaataaggactTTCTGTGTAGTTCTACCATCCACCAACACTGTCAGCAATAGTATCATAGCCTATCGGCAGAGACTCGATGGCCTTCCCTGGCTAACAAGTCATAGAGAAGTCACTCATTTTTCTTATTGGGAATTTTACTCCCAAACCTTAAGGCCTCTGGCAGTTGAAACAGTTTTTCTCACTCAACTGTGGCTTTTTTGTTAACTCTTTGAGTGCTATCAGTAGAGTTCTTACAGATTCTTTTACAAATAGTGAGGTGCTCAAGAGCATACCAAAATGTAAAGAAACCCTTCTATAGAGAGTGGACAGGATTTCTGAAGGCCCACCATCATCCATTTCAAATAAGTGTCAGTTGATGTTGAGCATCCAGTGGGATATAAAAAGGAAATGATAGTGAAGTGCATAACAGTACAAACAGATTTCATGACTTCTACAAATCATTTAATTATTGGGGACAGCAGCATGGAGAGAAGACACCACCCCATTGACTGTACTCTTCCTGGGGATGTGTGGCTGACACAAGGCTACTGTGCATTTCTCTGCCTATGATGCTCTTGCAAGGTCTATCTTGTGATGCTCAGGCAGGGTCAGGCCCAAGGGCAGCATTCTGACTTGGTATGCCTGCTTCTAGAGTTAGACATTCAGACCTGACAAGATACAGGCTACCCCTGTGGCTTTTAAATCCCATTGTCTGAAAGGGCCCTAGGCTGGGTAAGCAACCTGTGACCATTGTTTCCCTTATTCTACATGCTCTGAGGATGTCTGTGCACTGCAGGAAAGGCTTAGTATTTCTCCTGTGAACAGTTGTCAGGATTTAAATTCTTCCAGAATCTCACTACACAGCACTAGGCTATCTGTCAGCTTCTCCCCTAGGCAGTCCATTTGACAAACAGTAATTAAAAAAAGTAAagctttcaatttttaaatttgttgtgGACAAAACCATGGTATAAAATAAGAACTACAAATGTATGAAATAGAATTTGTACAAGAGCAAAAGTATATCAGATTTTAGATGAAAGAAAATGTCTAGTTGGAAAGACTTTCTCCATGCATGGGAACAAACTTAGATGAAACTTAAATAAGAAGAAGATATTTGGATTTTGATGAACATGGTTGGGTTATATGAGACCTGATATATGGTCTCATGGAAAGGCTGATTAGACGGTGGTCAAAGTTGGGAAACTATgaggaaattatataaaaaaaggtATGGTTTGAGGACCTGGATGGGTCGCCTTGGATTGAGCAGTATAAGGGGATAAAGGGATCTGAGGAGAGCAGATATGGAAGCAGTCAGTTAATTATAATATGCTTAGGGTCCCCAGAGGTCTCCAAGACCACACTTGAGTAAACAATCATGTTTCCACTTTGATTAGAGAGGCCAGGCAGTGTCCCAGGGGCAAGTATAAGGCAGTCTGCCCTAAGGTCAGATTGGATGATATACCAGCTCTTGTCTAGGTTGAGTTGATTATGGCAATGAGCCAGAGAAAAGTACaggctctccccttccccttagTTATAGCCCTCAGCAGGTGAGCCTGCTAGGGGTGGTAGCATCAAAAAAACATGATTTATCCAGGAACATAGAGCTGAGGTTCAGCCTTCAGTACCACAGATACAGTTGGCACCAAAGAGAAACCAGTTTATCGCACACACTTCTAGATGACACCAGTGTGACCTGGGTTTCATATGATCCAGAAACCAGCAGGATTGAGGAAAGTCAACATAACTGTTTTCTTTCCAAAGCTGTGGTGAGTACTGACTGGGTGAGATACCCTGAATCTATGATTCCTTCTGAAAGTCAATTTCTTGGATGCCTAGGATCTGAGATGCAAAACCAATTGTAGACACCAGAAGCAGGCAACAGAGACTGAGCCATGGTCTGAAATGATCAAAGTAAATGAGGAACTGTTTATTAGAGAGGAAGAGGATGGGAAAGCATTCTTACTTGGAGGTAGGGTTCTGTGTTGGGAGTCAGATTATAAACTATAATTTATTTGTTAAGACTTTGAAGTGTTACTAAGGTGGCTAGACTCATCTTTCCTGgtcttatattataaaatattggtgtgttattgttaaatatttcatAAAGGAGTCTTGAATATTACCCTAAATGCTATGGGATAGAGTGAATGTAGTGTGATTTCTCTTCATTATGCAATGCTGTAGGCAAGAGACAATGATGGTATATGTAGAAAGGCGGACTGATGTACCATTGAGGttatacaagtttttttttttccaattctgaCCACTTATTCCGCTTACACAGTGTCCCTCAGTTGGCTCCATGATATTTTTCAAGGGTTGCTGCCTCCTTTGTCATCGTTGAGCTGTTTTGTGAAGGGTGTTCAACAGTGGTAGTCTTGTCTTTGCTGTGTAAATGCATCTCTCCCAGTACTGCTTACATGAGAGACTCTCCTACATTCTTTGTGTTCTCCTGCAACCCTTGGAACAGCAGTTGGCTGTGTGCATTCAGATTTGTGTCtggctctctcttccctcccaatGCTCTCTGTGTtctttactgtttttaaaattactgtttcTCTGTAATGTACTTGGAAGTGTGACACATctgactttgttttttttctcttagagtTAATTTGGTTATTAGGGATTGTCATCTACATTCATGTGACCTAGTTAAAAGTTTTGCAACTTCTGTATCCACCATTATTAAAATTATCCAATTGTGACTGAGACAGACAAAGACTAGAGTGCTGTTAATGTTAACAATAAGCCTcaattgtaaacacacacactttaaaaacataatttcttATTGTAAATTTGGATTTTTGGAGATTTTCATAAGCAGGTAGTGTGGTTCTATCATTTCCATCTCCCCTTCTACCCTGACTTCTTCCATGCCCACACCCCCTCTCAAACTCATGACCTCtccgttttaatttttttttacacacatacatgcactctaCTGGGTTTATTTAGTGTTCCTTGCATATATGTAGTAGACAGATATTTacgtttgtttttattttaaacagggAAGATGTTGGATGCCGGGGAAGTAAATATCCCCAGTAGAGAGCTGTTAGACCTTCCCTGGTCCCTAGCTTTCTTGAGCAGAGGACATCCTCTTGGTGGCTGCTGTCAGAATTCCCTCCTGGCCACTGGTGGTGAAAGCCCAGAGCACTAAGATTCCAGTCACAGGATCTGTAGTCATGAGTTGtattttccccttttatttttttcacacatCACATTTCCTGATTATGATTttctcctcccagctccttcccaccctaaccccacccaccccctttttgtctctcattagCAAAAAAACAGGCTTCTCAAGGATAATAATAGAGTATGATGtataataagagaaaacaaaaactaacacatcagaatagAACAGTAAAAACAGCAGAAATAGAAGAGCCCAAGAATAGGCACAATATACTGATACAGACACAGAAACCTTCCCAtttacacactcaggaatcccttAAAAGCGCTAACCTGGAAGTCATAATATATACATGCAGAGGACTTACAGGATAAAAAGCTATGAATAAATATGTAATCatctaataatataaaaataaaaataagattttaaaatgccCTAACAAAACATTGTGAGGCAGGGAGCCTCCTAATATGCTGTTGAGTTCATTTCCTGTCGGTCATCTACTGGTCATGTaggttttttccccccactgtGACACCCTTGgaaaaaactaaattttcatttgctggTGGCTATCAGTTGAAGATGGCTTCTTGGTCTTTCCCCACCCCCTATTTGTATCCCAGAAGCTATAAGGCTGGCTGCCTTGTAAAGCCTAAATACGTACCTTTTTCTTTTAGGGTTTGGAGCCTATAAGTTTCTGAGTCTGCCGGCTCAGCTCCTGGTTGTTCACGGGTATTGCCAGCCCTGGGTCTAACATCTATCTGGGAAACACCAACTGTTGAAAATTCAGCTTCATACCCTGCTTCAAAATTATCTAAACTTTTCATTAGTTAAAATGAACATCAGTGATATCAAGCTCTGAGTTTTATCATATTGGATCACTGCTCATGGTTAAGTGCACtttctgtttttccagaggacctaggttctacTCCAAACACTCACCTAGCGGGTTACAATTATCTGTAGTTCTGGTCCTAGGAGATTCAATGTCCCTTTCTAGGCTCTGTGGCCATCAGGTATACATAGGGTGCCCAGACAtagatgcagacaaaacacccaagcacacaaaatttaaaaatggaaatataaaagaaaatctgtTATTTGTTTCTATATGTCATGATATAAAATCTTGTATAGAAGGATACAGTAGGAGTGAATAAAAACCCTGTGCTAATAAGTGAAGAACAGTCCAGATTTCTGGAACATCCATGAACAACAGACATGGTGCCAGGGTTACAAAGGcacacactcattcatttatacagtcactcattcattcattcaaccacacattcattcatttactcagtcagtcagtcaggcaggcaggcaatattttctttgatggttATTTTCCAGCTACTGCAGTGAGTGGTGGACATACAATCCTGAGTGAGTTATGCAGCCTCATTTGCATGAGTTAACACTGTTAGTGTTGAAGGCAGAACAACATTAACAGTGTtaacaaacaaaattaataacaGTGTTAATAAACAGCATAACAAACAAAATTTTTTGCAGTatacatgatatgatatttcaTGTAACCACAGCCACAATTGTTTGGATCAAGTTATTACTACCATATTTTTTACAGGTATGTAAGCCAAGACTCACAGAAGCATATATTTCAGAGCCGGAGGCACAGCTGGCCCCTGATAGAGTTGATCTGTGGGGACATGATACTGAGCTAAAGGCTTTGAGTTCAGCATTGACCACTGATGACATTATTCTGGTTTGTTAAACTTGACAGAAAAAGGAACTAGTTAAGTATGCAAAGGCGTTTCCTACTAATCATAGGCTAGATTTTGGAGTctcatctttgtttttctctctctttggcatgTGTTCATATAATCTTATTCCTGTGTTTATGAGAAGCCTCCATCTCTTGAGGAGAGTGATAGTTTGTCTAACGTACTTCCATCATTTACCAGTACATCAGCAATTAATCTGCAGGCTTAGAGGAATCTTATTTTTATGAGATAAAATGGTAAAAGCACATTTCAATAGCCATGATGTATCTTAAATGAAGGTAGTGCTCATTTGTCACCCTCAGTACCAAAAAGGCAGTGACAATATTTATtcactatttattattttttgtgataaacattagtttttatttttatatttagcttGTCTTCTGCTACAGTTGCTCCTAGCAGGACAGACATATGTAGTGTGGATGTCATGAGATGAACAGGAGGAGCTAGCAAGAAATAGTTTAAAGAAGGTTCGGATAGagaataggaaaagatctttTTGTAGAGCAGAATTATATAGACATTTTTATTTGAAGAACCAGGTTCAAGGAGGGGCATTCTTCTTACTCATCACAAAGGACATATTTCTTGCTATTTCCTTCCCCAAAGAAGTGAAACTACTTCTCAGTGTTCTGTGGCAGATGGCAGTGGCTGTGAGTGGGACTCCAGGATGGGTAAACTGACAATATCCATGGTGCAgaaggaggcggaggaggaaccAGGGGTCAACATTGTGATTGCCATCTGCCCGAGCCTGGATTCAGATCTGCAACAAGCTAACAACTAGATTAAAAGAAGGATTAAGATCTAATAACATAGAATGCTATGGTATGGATGTACACCTTGAACTTTCAAAGCTCTTCTTTACTTTTGAACAAGAAAGTTATGATCTGCAAGACTGAAGAACTGCCAAAGTCATGGAACAAATAGCTGAGCTATAATGTTCCAAAGAAAAGGAACATTATTCCTAATCCAGAGATGTTCAGTCTATAgaagagaagatagggatgaaacactgaataaaatagaattgaataataaaacaaatgatttaGGATGGCTTGAAGAAGGCTGTGAACAGCCTTAATCCATTTTCTTCATCGGATGCATTGAATTGTCCTCTGCTACAGTGCAGGCCAGAGGCTATGGGAAGCTTT
This window encodes:
- the Olfr10 gene encoding olfactory receptor 10, with product MGTFNISLGGGFILVGFSDWPALELIFFIHILIFYSITLFGNTAIIALSRTDLRLHTPMYFFLSHLSFLDLCFTTSTVPQLLINLHGQDRTISYGGCVAQVFIFLALGSTESVLLVVMAFDRYAAVCRPLHYTTIMHPVLCQALAIASWVGGFLNSLIQTGLMMAMPLCGHRLNHFFCEMPVFLKLVCEDTGGTEAKMFVARAVIVAVPTMLILGSYAQIARAVLKVKSVTARRKAAGTCGSHLLVVSLFYGSAIYTYLQPKDSYSESKGKFVALFYTIITPMLNPLIYTLRNKDMKGALWKVLGRATVTG